The proteins below are encoded in one region of Ostrea edulis chromosome 3, xbOstEdul1.1, whole genome shotgun sequence:
- the LOC125677489 gene encoding multiple epidermal growth factor-like domains protein 10: MSKIIFIALLRIFSTFEGKCRSPNGVLQCCADHVWNNETKQCIECSLGYHGENCQMTCPYPSFGRLCQSECKCDNALCDVAIGCTPSHCETGYFGKLCQHLCPYPSFGRQCNESCLCDKDACNPINGCSANTKHDNQHDEQLQLILTGICLSVAMVVLCVILGLYTWKVLTKDSYQSGQETTAEETL, encoded by the exons ATGTCAAAGATTATCTTTATTGCTCTCCTTCGAATATTTTCAACATTTGAAGGGAAATGTAGAAG TCCAAATGGTGTTTTGCAATGCTGCGCAGATCACGTATGGAATAATGAAACCAAGCAATGTATCG AGTGTTCGCTGGGTTATCACGGGGAGAATTGCCAAATGACCTGTCCTTATCCAAGTTTTGGCCGGTTATGTCAGTCCGAGTGTAAATGTGACAATGCCTTGTGCGATGTTGCCATTGGTTGTACCCCGAGTC ATTGCGAGACTGGCTACTTTGGTAAACTGTGTCAACACCTTTGTCCATATCCCAGCTTTGGAAGACAGTGTAACgaaagttgtctgtgtgacaAAGACGCTTGTAATCCCATCAATGGCTGCTCTGCAA ataccaaACACGACAACCAGCATGACGAACAGCTGCAACTGATATTGACAGGCATATGTTTAAGTGTTGCAATGGTTGTATTGTGTGTAATTCTGGGCCTCTATACATGGAAGGTCCTCACAAAAGATAGTTACCAGTCTGGCCAAGAGACGACCGCGGAAGAAACTTTGTAA